The following are from one region of the Mesorhizobium sp. B2-8-5 genome:
- the recJ gene encoding single-stranded-DNA-specific exonuclease RecJ, with amino-acid sequence MTGEKRFFLDVRQSATGVSWEHRLTERQDMAALAIAQGRGVPDIVARVLAGRGVSVEQTERFLDPTIRELLPNPASLTDMEKAAARLADAIVAREKVAIFGDYDVDGAASSALIKRFLTHFSVPSEIYIPDRIFEGYGPNPEAMRELISRGAKLIVTVDCGTNSATSIDAAREAGADVVVLDHHQVGGPLPAADAVVNPNREDDLSGQGHLCAAGVVFLCLVQTAKVLRARLPDAAPVDLLSMLDLVALATVCDVVPLTGVNRAFVVKGLQVARQQKNEGLAALARVSRIGEPINTFHLSFLIGPRINAGGRIGDAALGSRLLATDDPVEATGIAETLDRLNQERQQMEQEMLAQARAEADAELAGGNGPAVIVTASNTWHPGIVGLIASRLKDYARRPAFAIAFNSTGIGTGSGRSVTGFDLGRLVREAAEAGLIVKGGGHAMAAGITVERAKLGELRAFFEERAAADVFRLQNEESLAIDGALAAEGATIALLDALEKAGPFGAGHIAPVFVLPRHRLADARAIGTNHIRVDLQSQSGGKIQAMAFRAVDTALGEFLFKNRGRTVHIAGSLSGNYWNGNRTVQFRISDAALA; translated from the coding sequence ATGACCGGCGAGAAACGGTTCTTCCTCGATGTCAGGCAGTCGGCGACCGGTGTTTCCTGGGAACACCGGCTGACCGAGCGGCAGGACATGGCCGCGCTCGCGATCGCGCAAGGCCGTGGCGTGCCGGATATCGTGGCGCGGGTGCTTGCCGGGCGCGGCGTCAGCGTGGAGCAGACCGAGCGTTTCCTTGATCCGACCATTCGCGAGCTTCTGCCGAACCCGGCATCGCTGACCGATATGGAGAAAGCGGCGGCGAGGCTGGCCGATGCGATCGTCGCCCGCGAGAAAGTGGCCATCTTCGGCGACTATGACGTCGACGGCGCGGCATCGTCGGCGCTCATCAAGCGCTTTCTCACGCATTTTTCAGTGCCGTCGGAAATCTACATCCCGGACCGCATCTTCGAGGGCTACGGACCCAATCCGGAAGCGATGCGGGAGCTGATCTCGCGCGGCGCGAAGCTGATCGTCACCGTCGACTGCGGCACCAACAGCGCGACCTCGATCGACGCGGCCAGAGAGGCCGGCGCCGATGTCGTGGTGCTCGACCATCACCAGGTCGGCGGCCCGTTGCCGGCCGCGGACGCCGTGGTCAACCCCAATCGCGAGGACGACCTGTCGGGGCAGGGGCATCTGTGCGCCGCAGGCGTCGTCTTCCTGTGTCTTGTCCAGACGGCGAAGGTGCTGCGCGCGAGGCTACCGGACGCCGCGCCGGTCGACCTGCTTTCAATGCTCGACCTGGTGGCGCTGGCGACGGTCTGCGACGTGGTGCCGCTCACCGGGGTCAACCGGGCCTTCGTGGTCAAGGGGCTGCAAGTGGCGCGCCAGCAGAAGAACGAGGGGCTGGCGGCGCTGGCGCGGGTTTCACGCATCGGCGAACCGATCAACACTTTCCATCTGTCCTTCCTGATCGGCCCGCGCATCAATGCCGGCGGCCGCATCGGCGATGCCGCGCTCGGCAGCCGGCTTTTGGCCACCGACGATCCCGTCGAGGCGACAGGGATTGCCGAGACGCTGGACCGGCTGAACCAGGAACGGCAGCAGATGGAGCAGGAGATGCTGGCGCAGGCGCGCGCCGAGGCCGATGCGGAGCTTGCCGGCGGCAACGGCCCGGCGGTCATCGTCACCGCCAGCAACACCTGGCATCCGGGGATCGTCGGGCTGATTGCTTCGCGGCTCAAGGATTATGCGCGCCGGCCTGCCTTTGCCATCGCGTTCAATTCGACCGGCATCGGCACGGGCTCCGGCCGTTCGGTGACCGGCTTCGATCTCGGCCGGCTGGTCCGCGAGGCGGCCGAGGCCGGGCTGATCGTCAAGGGCGGCGGGCACGCAATGGCGGCGGGCATCACCGTCGAGCGCGCCAAGCTAGGCGAACTGCGCGCCTTCTTCGAGGAGCGCGCCGCGGCCGACGTGTTCCGGCTGCAGAACGAGGAGAGCCTGGCGATCGATGGCGCCTTGGCCGCCGAGGGCGCCACGATCGCGCTGCTCGACGCGCTGGAGAAAGCCGGGCCGTTCGGCGCCGGACACATCGCACCGGTGTTCGTGCTGCCGCGCCATCGGCTGGCCGACGCGCGCGCGATCGGCACCAACCACATCCGCGTTGACCTGCAGTCGCAAAGCGGCGGCAAAATCCAGGCCATGGCGTTCCGTGCCGTCGACACCGCGCTCGGTGAATTCCTGTTCAAAAACAGGGGCAGGACCGTGCATATCGCCGGTTCGCTCTCGGGCAATTACTGGAACGGCAACCGCACGGTGCAGTTTCGCATCAGCGATGCGGCGCTGGCTTGA
- a CDS encoding patatin family protein has protein sequence MLEWASLRSRSDVREANGPASSGGASDPKPDRKAGISLALGGGCARGWAHIGVLRALDEAGIEVSMIAGTSIGALVGGCYLAGKLDELEEFARSLTKRRIFGLLDLNLRGSGLFGGMRLDQRLREHLAGARFEDLSKPFVAVASEIRTGHEIWLSSGSLVTAMRASYALPGVFEPVACNGRMLVDGALVNPVPVSVCRAYEQPLVVAVNLHYDLFGRAAVIKHSAGELLVENDAPRPGQVNPQSHQTRLGITGVMVEAFNIIQDRISRARLAGDPPDMSLQPKLSHIGLTEFHRADEAISLGYQATKSQINELTRLQTVLV, from the coding sequence ATGCTCGAATGGGCGTCATTGCGCAGCAGATCTGACGTTCGGGAGGCCAACGGCCCCGCATCGTCCGGCGGCGCGTCTGACCCGAAGCCAGACAGGAAAGCCGGTATCTCGCTGGCGCTCGGCGGCGGATGCGCCCGCGGCTGGGCCCATATCGGCGTGCTGCGCGCGCTTGACGAGGCCGGCATCGAAGTATCGATGATCGCCGGCACCTCGATCGGCGCGCTGGTAGGCGGCTGCTACCTTGCCGGCAAGCTCGACGAACTGGAAGAATTCGCCAGAAGCCTGACCAAGCGGCGCATTTTCGGCCTTCTCGATCTCAATCTTCGCGGCAGCGGCCTGTTCGGCGGCATGAGGCTCGATCAGCGCCTGCGCGAGCACCTCGCCGGCGCCCGTTTCGAGGACTTGTCGAAACCTTTCGTCGCCGTCGCGTCTGAAATCCGCACCGGCCATGAGATATGGCTGTCGAGCGGCTCGCTCGTCACCGCCATGCGCGCCTCCTATGCGCTGCCGGGCGTCTTCGAGCCGGTGGCCTGCAACGGCCGTATGCTGGTCGACGGCGCGCTGGTCAATCCGGTGCCGGTCTCGGTCTGCCGCGCCTATGAGCAGCCGCTCGTCGTGGCCGTCAACCTGCATTACGACCTGTTCGGCCGCGCCGCCGTCATCAAGCACAGCGCCGGCGAACTGCTTGTCGAGAACGACGCGCCGCGCCCCGGCCAGGTCAATCCCCAATCACATCAGACACGCCTTGGTATCACCGGCGTCATGGTCGAGGCCTTCAACATCATCCAGGACCGGATTTCGCGCGCCAGGCTCGCCGGCGATCCGCCGGATATGTCGCTGCAGCCCAAGCTCAGCCATATCGGCCTGACGGAATTCCATCGCGCCGACGAGGCGATCAGCCTCGGTTACCAGGCGACGAAGTCCCAGATCAACGAACTGACCCGGCTGCAGACCGTTCTGGTCTGA
- the hisI gene encoding phosphoribosyl-AMP cyclohydrolase translates to MSAVEFPKAPSDKKALEEGTVLSPRFDAAGLVTVVVTDAGDGMLLMVAHMNAEALALTLETGVAHYWSRSRNALWKKGETSGNFQHVVEMRTDCDQDAIWLRVKVLGHDATCHTGRRSCFYRTVGLNDGKTTLVDDGSRPLFDADHTYRKPV, encoded by the coding sequence ATGTCGGCAGTCGAATTCCCAAAAGCTCCATCAGACAAGAAAGCGCTGGAGGAAGGCACCGTTCTTTCTCCGCGCTTCGATGCCGCGGGCCTCGTCACCGTCGTCGTCACCGATGCCGGCGACGGCATGCTCTTGATGGTCGCGCATATGAACGCCGAAGCGCTGGCGCTGACGCTCGAGACCGGGGTCGCCCACTACTGGTCGCGCTCACGCAACGCGCTGTGGAAGAAGGGCGAGACCTCGGGCAATTTCCAGCACGTCGTCGAGATGCGCACGGATTGTGACCAGGACGCGATATGGTTGCGTGTCAAAGTGTTGGGCCACGACGCAACCTGTCACACCGGCAGACGTTCCTGCTTTTATCGGACGGTGGGGCTGAACGACGGCAAGACGACGCTTGTCGACGACGGCAGCAGACCGCTGTTCGATGCGGACCATACGTATCGGAAGCCGGTGTGA
- the folE gene encoding GTP cyclohydrolase I FolE — translation MDAVIKKIMPPSEYLDKPVTDRPSEAEVEAAVRTLLRWTGDNPDREGLIDTPKRVTKAFREMFNGYDMCPADELGRTFEEVAGYDDLVIVRDIKFHSHCEHHMVPIIGKAHVGYLPDGKVVGLSKIARVVDIFAHRLQTQEAMTAQIAGVIQDVLNPRGVAVMLEAEHMCMAMRGIRKQGSTTLTSTFTGVFKDTPEEQVRFVTMVRAG, via the coding sequence ATGGATGCCGTCATCAAGAAAATCATGCCCCCGTCCGAATATCTGGACAAGCCTGTCACCGATCGTCCGAGCGAGGCTGAGGTCGAAGCCGCCGTGCGTACGCTTTTGCGTTGGACCGGCGACAATCCGGACCGCGAAGGCCTGATCGACACGCCCAAGCGTGTCACCAAAGCCTTCCGTGAAATGTTCAACGGCTATGACATGTGCCCGGCCGACGAGCTTGGCCGCACCTTCGAGGAAGTCGCCGGCTATGACGATCTCGTCATCGTCAGGGACATAAAGTTCCATTCGCATTGCGAGCACCACATGGTGCCGATCATCGGCAAGGCGCATGTCGGCTATCTGCCGGACGGCAAGGTCGTCGGCCTGTCGAAGATCGCGCGTGTCGTCGACATCTTCGCGCATCGCCTGCAGACCCAGGAGGCGATGACGGCGCAGATCGCCGGCGTCATCCAGGACGTTCTCAACCCGCGCGGCGTCGCCGTCATGCTCGAGGCCGAGCATATGTGCATGGCCATGCGCGGCATCCGCAAGCAGGGCTCGACCACGCTGACCTCGACCTTCACCGGCGTCTTCAAGGACACGCCCGAGGAGCAGGTCCGCTTCGTCACCATGGTGCGCGCCGGCTGA
- a CDS encoding iron-sulfur cluster assembly scaffold protein — translation MIDDVYNAKILGFAGNIGRIGRLDDADATARAHSKLCGSTVTVDLKMDGDVVTDFAHDVKACALGQASSSIMAQHVVGARADELRAVRETMLKMLKENGAPPDGRFADLKYLEPVRDYKARHASTMLTFDAVVDAIGQIEKKRAGQAA, via the coding sequence ATGATCGACGACGTCTACAATGCGAAAATTCTCGGTTTCGCCGGGAACATAGGGCGGATCGGCCGGCTCGACGATGCCGACGCGACGGCCAGGGCGCATTCCAAATTGTGCGGCTCGACCGTCACCGTCGACCTCAAGATGGATGGCGACGTGGTGACCGATTTCGCCCATGACGTGAAGGCCTGCGCGCTCGGCCAGGCCTCGTCGTCTATCATGGCCCAGCATGTGGTCGGCGCCCGCGCCGACGAATTGCGCGCCGTGCGCGAAACCATGCTGAAGATGCTCAAGGAGAACGGCGCACCGCCCGATGGCCGTTTCGCCGACCTCAAATATCTGGAGCCGGTGCGCGACTACAAGGCGCGCCATGCCTCGACCATGCTGACCTTCGACGCGGTGGTCGATGCGATCGGCCAGATCGAGAAGAAGCGCGCCGGACAGGCGGCTTGA
- a CDS encoding LysR substrate-binding domain-containing protein has translation MKRGRLPLTALRSFETAGRHLSFSRAAEELYVSQAAISRQIRELETFLGRPLFLRLHRRVELTDAGQRLLDRLVRSFDDIDRVLSELTASPAQAVVRVSVEPSLAAVWLVPRLNRFRQLRPDIDVSLEVDPRPIEFRSDQPELALRFSAHATSWPRSEAERLVSTVDSPVLSPGLLASGPPLEKPIDLRHYTLLHEENRQGWARWFQAAGVPADAVPARGPMLADISLSKQAALLGHGVALGDLLQVGEELASGTLIKPFGIDVASGAYWLVARSLRNLPEPAKAFADWIRNEFAVTRGAA, from the coding sequence ATGAAGCGAGGACGGCTGCCGCTGACGGCACTCAGGAGTTTTGAAACGGCCGGCCGGCATTTGAGCTTCAGCCGGGCGGCCGAGGAGCTTTATGTCTCGCAGGCCGCGATCAGCCGTCAGATCCGCGAGCTCGAGACCTTCCTTGGAAGACCGCTGTTTCTGCGCCTCCATCGCCGCGTCGAACTGACCGATGCGGGACAAAGGCTGCTCGACCGATTGGTCAGGAGCTTCGATGACATCGACCGGGTGCTTTCGGAGCTTACGGCCTCGCCGGCGCAAGCCGTCGTCCGTGTAAGCGTCGAACCGTCGCTTGCCGCCGTATGGCTGGTGCCGCGGCTCAATCGCTTCCGCCAATTACGGCCCGATATCGATGTGTCCCTCGAAGTCGATCCACGGCCGATCGAGTTCCGCAGCGATCAGCCCGAACTCGCCTTGCGTTTCAGCGCGCACGCCACGTCATGGCCGCGCAGCGAGGCCGAGCGCCTGGTCTCGACCGTCGATTCACCGGTTCTGTCGCCGGGGTTGTTGGCATCCGGCCCTCCCTTGGAGAAGCCGATCGACCTTCGCCACTACACGCTGCTGCATGAGGAAAACCGCCAGGGTTGGGCGCGCTGGTTCCAGGCAGCCGGCGTGCCCGCCGATGCGGTACCCGCTCGTGGCCCTATGCTGGCCGACATCTCGCTTTCGAAACAGGCTGCGCTGCTCGGCCATGGCGTGGCGCTCGGCGATCTCCTCCAGGTCGGGGAAGAACTCGCGTCAGGCACTTTGATCAAGCCGTTCGGTATCGATGTCGCTTCCGGCGCCTACTGGCTGGTGGCCAGGAGCCTGCGGAATCTGCCGGAGCCCGCCAAGGCCTTCGCCGACTGGATCCGAAACGAATTCGCCGTGACCAGGGGAGCGGCCTGA
- the yidD gene encoding membrane protein insertion efficiency factor YidD: MGDHSGHTHGVRPVQSGRNWPGPWRKTPGRILGTSLVRLYQLTLSGFVGNSCRHLPTCSEYAHEAIARHGLWAGGWMGLFRVLRCGPLGTHGIDRVPETLAQRYVWFMPWRYWRIGKKRGEANS; this comes from the coding sequence ATGGGCGACCATTCCGGGCATACCCATGGCGTCCGGCCGGTGCAGAGCGGGCGCAACTGGCCGGGGCCATGGCGCAAGACGCCTGGGCGCATCCTGGGCACGTCGCTCGTGCGCCTCTATCAACTGACGCTCTCGGGCTTCGTCGGCAACAGCTGCCGGCACCTGCCGACCTGCTCCGAATATGCGCATGAGGCGATAGCTCGCCATGGCCTTTGGGCCGGTGGCTGGATGGGCCTGTTCCGGGTCCTGCGCTGCGGTCCGCTCGGAACGCACGGCATCGACCGCGTGCCGGAGACGCTTGCCCAGCGCTATGTCTGGTTCATGCCCTGGCGCTACTGGCGGATCGGTAAGAAACGCGGCGAAGCCAATAGCTGA
- the blaOXA gene encoding class D beta-lactamase → MRQMDRYPFIFAIVLFLLAWMLGLPVRAQSAPLDDIRCTLIQDSRSGETLYQDGVCDHRVSPASTFKVPLALIGYDSGILSDQHTPSWDYKPEFKAAKRDQKTVDPTIWERDSIVWYSREITRRLGAEKFAFYLSKFGYGNEDVSGDAGKDNGLTQSWINSSLEISPVEQTAFLRQLLAGKMPVSAKAHEMTRAILPTFAAGDWTVQGKTGSTRLGQDGKRSLGWFVGWAEKNGRRIVFARLVVDAKRTDKPKGLATRAAFLKDLPDLIK, encoded by the coding sequence ATGCGCCAGATGGACCGCTATCCTTTCATTTTCGCCATCGTCCTCTTCCTTCTGGCCTGGATGCTGGGCTTGCCGGTGCGGGCGCAATCGGCGCCGCTCGACGATATCCGCTGCACGCTGATCCAGGATTCACGGAGCGGCGAAACGCTTTACCAGGACGGCGTCTGCGACCACCGCGTCAGTCCGGCCTCGACGTTCAAGGTGCCGCTCGCGCTGATCGGCTACGATTCCGGCATTCTGAGCGATCAGCACACGCCGAGCTGGGACTACAAGCCGGAATTCAAGGCGGCGAAGCGTGACCAGAAGACCGTCGATCCGACGATCTGGGAGCGCGACTCCATCGTCTGGTACTCGCGCGAGATCACGCGGCGTCTCGGCGCCGAGAAGTTCGCCTTCTATCTGTCGAAATTCGGTTATGGCAACGAGGACGTCTCGGGCGATGCGGGCAAGGACAACGGGCTCACGCAATCCTGGATAAATTCCTCGCTCGAGATATCGCCGGTCGAGCAGACGGCGTTCCTGCGCCAGCTGCTCGCAGGCAAGATGCCGGTGTCGGCGAAGGCGCATGAGATGACCAGGGCGATCCTGCCGACCTTCGCGGCAGGAGACTGGACCGTGCAAGGCAAGACCGGCAGCACAAGGCTCGGCCAGGACGGCAAGCGCTCGCTCGGCTGGTTCGTCGGCTGGGCGGAGAAGAATGGCCGCCGCATCGTATTTGCAAGGCTGGTCGTCGATGCCAAAAGGACCGATAAGCCGAAAGGCCTCGCGACGCGGGCGGCGTTCCTGAAGGATTTGCCCGACCTTATCAAATAG
- the thrS gene encoding threonine--tRNA ligase has protein sequence MPNSVSLTFPDGSVREYDAALTGAGLAESISKSLAKKAVAYSLDGTVRDLSDPLGTSGKVEIITREDPRALELIRHDTAHVLAEAVQELWPGTQVTIGPVIENGFYYDFARNEPFTPDDFPVIEKKMREIIARNKPFTKQVWSREKAKKVFADKGERYKLELIDAIPEDQDLKIYAQGDWFDLCRGPHMASTGQIGNAFKLMKVAGAYWRGDSNNPMLTRIYGTAFADQAQLEAYQTLLEEAEKRDHRKLGREMDLFHFQEEGPGVVFWHAKGWKMVQNLINYMRRRLDEHGYQEVNAPQVLDKSLWETSGHWGWYRDAMFKVTVAGDDTDDDRVFALKPMNCPGHVQIFKHGLKSYRELPVKLAEFGNVHRYEPSGALHGLMRVRGFTQDDAHIFCTEEQLAAECLRINDLILSTYADFGFDEVSVKLSTRPDKRVGTDEAWDHAEAIMSNVLETIRARSGNRIKTSINPGEGAFYGPKFEYVLKDAIGREWQCGTTQVDFNLPERFGAFYIGSDSEKKQPVMVHRAVCGSMERFLGILIENYSGHFPLWFAPLQVVVATITSDADQYATKVVERLKAAGLLAETDLRNEKINYKVREHSLAKVPVILVCGRREAEEETVNVRRLGSRDQESLKLDEAVKQLSDEAVSPDRKRRAA, from the coding sequence ATGCCGAATTCCGTTTCTCTGACATTTCCCGATGGTTCCGTCCGCGAGTACGATGCGGCGCTGACCGGCGCGGGTCTTGCCGAATCGATCTCCAAGTCGCTGGCCAAGAAGGCTGTCGCCTACAGTCTCGACGGCACCGTTCGCGATCTTTCCGATCCGCTCGGCACGTCCGGCAAGGTCGAGATCATCACCCGCGAGGATCCGCGCGCGCTGGAACTCATCCGTCACGACACGGCGCATGTGCTGGCAGAGGCCGTGCAGGAGCTGTGGCCGGGAACGCAGGTGACGATCGGGCCGGTGATCGAGAACGGGTTCTATTACGACTTCGCGCGCAACGAGCCGTTCACGCCGGACGATTTCCCGGTGATCGAGAAGAAGATGCGCGAGATCATCGCGCGCAACAAGCCGTTCACCAAGCAAGTGTGGTCGCGCGAGAAGGCGAAGAAGGTCTTCGCCGACAAGGGCGAGCGCTACAAGCTCGAGCTGATCGACGCCATTCCGGAAGACCAGGACCTCAAGATCTACGCCCAGGGCGACTGGTTCGACTTGTGCCGCGGTCCGCACATGGCCTCGACCGGGCAGATCGGCAATGCCTTCAAGCTGATGAAGGTGGCGGGCGCCTATTGGCGCGGTGACTCGAACAATCCGATGCTGACGCGCATCTACGGCACAGCCTTTGCCGACCAGGCGCAGCTCGAGGCCTACCAGACGCTGCTGGAAGAGGCGGAGAAGCGCGATCATCGCAAGCTCGGCCGCGAGATGGACCTGTTCCATTTCCAGGAAGAGGGGCCGGGCGTCGTCTTCTGGCACGCCAAGGGCTGGAAGATGGTGCAGAACCTGATCAACTACATGCGCCGCCGCCTCGACGAGCACGGCTATCAGGAGGTCAACGCGCCGCAAGTGCTGGACAAGAGCCTGTGGGAGACGTCGGGCCACTGGGGCTGGTATCGCGATGCGATGTTCAAGGTGACTGTCGCCGGCGACGACACCGACGACGACCGCGTCTTCGCGCTGAAGCCGATGAACTGTCCCGGTCACGTGCAGATCTTCAAGCATGGGTTGAAGTCTTACCGCGAACTGCCCGTCAAGCTTGCGGAGTTCGGCAATGTGCATCGCTACGAGCCGTCGGGCGCGCTGCACGGGCTGATGCGCGTACGCGGCTTCACCCAGGACGACGCGCATATCTTCTGCACCGAGGAGCAGCTCGCGGCCGAATGCCTGCGCATCAACGACCTGATCCTGTCGACCTATGCCGATTTCGGCTTCGACGAGGTCAGCGTGAAGCTGTCGACCCGGCCGGACAAGCGCGTCGGCACCGACGAGGCCTGGGACCACGCCGAGGCGATCATGAGCAACGTGCTGGAGACGATCCGCGCGCGCTCCGGCAACCGCATCAAGACCTCGATCAATCCGGGCGAGGGCGCGTTCTACGGGCCGAAGTTCGAATATGTGCTGAAGGACGCCATCGGCCGTGAATGGCAATGCGGCACCACGCAGGTCGACTTCAACCTGCCGGAGCGCTTCGGCGCCTTCTATATCGGCTCGGACTCGGAGAAGAAGCAGCCGGTGATGGTGCATCGCGCGGTCTGCGGCTCGATGGAGCGGTTCCTCGGCATCCTGATCGAGAACTATTCCGGCCATTTCCCGCTGTGGTTCGCGCCGCTGCAGGTGGTGGTGGCGACGATCACCTCGGATGCGGACCAATACGCCACCAAGGTCGTCGAGCGGCTGAAGGCGGCGGGGCTGTTGGCCGAGACCGACCTGCGCAACGAGAAGATCAACTACAAGGTGCGCGAGCATTCCCTGGCCAAGGTCCCTGTCATCCTCGTCTGCGGCAGGCGCGAGGCGGAAGAGGAAACCGTCAACGTCCGCCGGCTGGGCTCCCGCGACCAGGAATCGCTGAAGCTCGACGAAGCGGTGAAGCAGCTTTCCGACGAGGCGGTCTCGCCCGACCGCAAGCGTCGCGCAGCCTGA
- a CDS encoding lysophospholipid acyltransferase family protein, with product MLKLKLRERRFPELSYANPHQPVLTRWFIHSVEGLSGRDRFAVLYDFWRRQVVPTGDRVFTRMLELIDVKVRNAVQWPPAALPDTPLVIVANHPFGIGDGIAVLSLVEQLGRPFRVMIHKDLLRIREMEPYSLPIDFSETKEALKNNMAVRHEAVRLLKNGVTIVIFPAGGVATAPKVFGRAIDLPWKMFPAKLVQEAKASVIPMHFSGQNGRLFHLVSGPMNMAERDNRVAKFIGKASLTLRLSLLIREFARLSGRTIEVRVGDVLRWNDLEPLRERKALLDRLYRAVFDLAIPAAQRGRVPFLPKRMRKAA from the coding sequence ATGCTCAAGTTGAAACTGCGGGAAAGACGATTTCCCGAGCTTTCCTACGCCAACCCGCATCAACCGGTGCTGACGCGCTGGTTCATCCATTCGGTCGAGGGCCTATCGGGTCGCGACCGCTTTGCCGTGCTCTACGACTTCTGGCGCCGCCAGGTGGTTCCCACCGGCGACCGGGTGTTCACCCGCATGCTGGAGTTGATCGACGTCAAGGTCCGCAACGCCGTGCAATGGCCGCCGGCGGCGCTGCCCGATACGCCGCTGGTCATCGTCGCCAACCACCCCTTCGGCATCGGCGACGGCATTGCCGTGCTTTCGCTTGTCGAGCAGTTGGGCCGCCCGTTCCGGGTCATGATCCATAAGGACCTGCTCAGGATCCGCGAGATGGAGCCCTATTCGCTGCCGATCGATTTTTCCGAGACAAAGGAAGCGCTGAAGAACAATATGGCGGTGCGCCATGAGGCCGTGAGGCTGTTGAAGAACGGTGTTACCATCGTGATCTTCCCTGCTGGCGGTGTCGCCACGGCGCCCAAGGTCTTCGGCCGCGCCATCGACCTGCCATGGAAGATGTTTCCGGCCAAGTTGGTTCAGGAGGCCAAGGCCTCGGTCATCCCGATGCACTTTTCCGGCCAAAACGGGCGTCTGTTCCACCTCGTCAGCGGTCCGATGAACATGGCCGAGCGCGACAACCGCGTGGCCAAGTTCATCGGCAAGGCATCGTTGACGCTGCGCCTTTCCCTGCTCATCCGCGAATTCGCCCGCCTGTCAGGCAGGACAATCGAGGTGCGGGTAGGCGACGTGCTGAGATGGAACGACCTCGAACCGCTGCGCGAGCGCAAGGCGCTGCTCGACCGACTCTACCGCGCGGTCTTCGACCTGGCGATCCCGGCTGCGCAACGCGGACGTGTGCCGTTCCTGCCGAAGCGGATGCGCAAGGCCGCCTGA
- a CDS encoding outer membrane protein: MNIANTIVLTGLVLGAAGVGINSAMAGDAAPSWSGAYIGANIGYGWDSGDLGLLLKPGPEHAPPDFPIEDIQAIVDALNEAGAFPTSMSPSARGVVGGGQVGYNWQLPSNWVVGIEADIQASGIKGSETQLRSPQSFDQTDTTVSKKVDWYGTVRARAGYLVDPQWLVYATGGLAYGKTNIVFSTVNLPSIPAQNPCSEVDICVNSSSDSTRLGWALGAGVETMLAPNWSVKAEYLYVDLGRRSFTAPATAPVDFKVSAKFHEQTVRIGLNYHFN, from the coding sequence ATGAATATCGCCAACACTATTGTATTGACGGGACTGGTCCTGGGTGCCGCAGGAGTTGGCATCAACTCCGCAATGGCCGGCGATGCGGCCCCCTCTTGGAGTGGCGCCTATATCGGCGCCAATATCGGCTATGGCTGGGATTCGGGCGACTTGGGTTTATTGTTGAAACCAGGGCCTGAACACGCACCGCCTGATTTTCCTATTGAAGACATTCAGGCGATTGTAGACGCTCTTAACGAGGCCGGTGCGTTTCCAACGTCGATGTCACCCTCCGCGCGCGGCGTCGTTGGCGGGGGCCAGGTTGGCTATAACTGGCAGCTGCCTTCCAACTGGGTCGTCGGCATCGAGGCGGATATTCAGGCGTCGGGGATAAAGGGCTCGGAGACGCAACTAAGGAGCCCCCAGTCTTTTGACCAGACAGATACGACCGTCAGCAAGAAAGTTGACTGGTATGGCACCGTGCGCGCCCGCGCCGGCTATCTCGTCGATCCGCAATGGCTGGTCTACGCGACTGGCGGTTTGGCCTACGGCAAGACCAATATTGTCTTCAGCACGGTCAATTTGCCTTCCATACCCGCGCAGAATCCCTGCTCCGAAGTTGATATTTGCGTAAACAGTTCGTCCGACAGCACCCGGTTGGGCTGGGCGTTGGGAGCGGGCGTCGAGACGATGCTGGCGCCCAACTGGAGCGTCAAAGCCGAGTACCTCTATGTTGATCTCGGGCGTCGGTCTTTTACAGCTCCCGCGACTGCTCCGGTGGATTTCAAAGTGTCGGCCAAGTTCCACGAGCAGACCGTTCGCATCGGCCTGAACTACCACTTCAACTGA